The window TACCCGGGATTACATCGGGCCCCTAAGAAAATTGTTTCTGGCATTATTGTTTTATATGGGCGGAGGATAAGATATGGCCGAAGATCCAGAGGGTGGCGGCGAGAAGACCGAAGACGCGTCGGGGCGAAAACTCACCAAGGCAAGGGAGGAAGGCCAGGTTGCCAAAAGCATGGAAATTCCTTCGGTGTTTGTCTTGTTGGGCGGCGTTATGGCATTGTATGCAACGGCTTCCTTCTTCTATCAGAACTGTGTGGAGGTGTTTCGTTACAATTTTATATTTGAGCGGATACCGGAACTGGGCGTGGCAGACCTGACAACCATGCTGATTTATCACGCCAAAAAGATGTTCTTAATGTGCCTGCCTGTATTTGCAGCAGTTTGTACTATGGCCTTTTTGTCCAACGTTGCCCAGGTTGGATTCCACATCTCCTGGAAGGTCTTTGAACCCAAATTGAGCAAGTTGAACCCTGTTAGCGGGCTCATGAATAAATTTTCATCCCGGGCCTTGATCGACTTTCTGAAATCACTGGCAAAACTTGCCGTGATTGCATCAATTTGTTATCTGGCCACAAAGGACGAGCTTTCCAGGATTATTACCCTTTACGATAACTCCATCGCCCAAATCCTTGTTTTTCTTTTTATCAAGTCATTTTGGATTTTCATCAAAGTTTGCATGGTGATGGTATTGGTTGCCATCCTGGATTATGCTTTCCAGAAATGGAAGTTTTTGGAAGACCAGAAAATGACCAAAAAAGAGGTCAAAGACGAGCGCAAGCAGACGGACGGTGATCCAGCTGTTAAATCCAGGATTCGGCAACTCCAGATGGCTGCCGCCAGAAAACGGATGATGGCTTCCGTGCCCAAGGCGGATGTGATTGTAACCAACCCGACACACCTTGCCGTGGCCTTGCAATATGACAAAACAAAAATGGATGCGCCCACGGTTGTGGCCAAGGGAGCCGGGGCCGTGGCCGAAAACATCAAAAAAATTGCCCGGGAAAATGATGTTCCCATCGTGGAAGACAAACCATTGGCCCGAAATTTGTATAGATCAGTAGATATCGGCGGGCAGGTTCCATTTGAATATTACCAGGCGGTAGCTGAACTGCTTGCCTACGTTTACGGACTTAAGAACGGCCGGAAAGGTTAATTTTCCTAAAAAGTCAATTTTTTGGCATCAGGTGTCAAACGCTCATCGGTAAGGAGGACAAATGGCGGCAGAAAACGTCGGTATTATGGCCACAATGAAAAAGGAATCATCAGATATTCTGATGGTTCTGGCCTTTATCGGCATTCTTATGGCAATGATTCTGCCTTTACCCCCCATTATCCTTGATTTTTTTCTTGCCTTGAACATCTCCCTTGGCATAGTGGTGCTGATCACTACCATGTATACCCAGAAACCACTTGACTTTAGTATCTTCCCCTCCCTGCTTCTGATGCTCACTCTGTTCAGGCTCTCATTGAACGTTGCATCCACA is drawn from uncultured Desulfobacter sp. and contains these coding sequences:
- the flhB gene encoding flagellar biosynthesis protein FlhB, translating into MAEDPEGGGEKTEDASGRKLTKAREEGQVAKSMEIPSVFVLLGGVMALYATASFFYQNCVEVFRYNFIFERIPELGVADLTTMLIYHAKKMFLMCLPVFAAVCTMAFLSNVAQVGFHISWKVFEPKLSKLNPVSGLMNKFSSRALIDFLKSLAKLAVIASICYLATKDELSRIITLYDNSIAQILVFLFIKSFWIFIKVCMVMVLVAILDYAFQKWKFLEDQKMTKKEVKDERKQTDGDPAVKSRIRQLQMAAARKRMMASVPKADVIVTNPTHLAVALQYDKTKMDAPTVVAKGAGAVAENIKKIARENDVPIVEDKPLARNLYRSVDIGGQVPFEYYQAVAELLAYVYGLKNGRKG